The genome window CGCGGACGGGATCGGCGGCGCTTAGCACGGTGACCGCGCTCATCAGCTGGATGCGCTCCGTTCGCGCGGCGGCGGCCGCCAGCAACAGGTGCGAGGCGGAGTCCAGGTATTCGGGCCGGTGGTGCTCGCCGATGCCGAACGAATCCAGGCCCACCCGGTCGGCCAGCTCAATGCGCTCCAGGAGCTGTTCGATGGCATCCGAACGCATGTCCGGCGTGGTTTTCCGGCCTTCGGCGGTCCGGACGGCCGCAAAACTGTCAATTCCGAGTTCCATGGGCTGAGCGGATGGGATTGGGGCGGATGAGTTGGGAGGCGGGATACCTGTTCGGGCGGGGCGTGGTTTCGCTGGATTCGTTCGTGTAAGTTGAATCGGCATCACCCACCCACCGAATACCTACATGAAACACCTGCTTCCACTCGCCGCCCTCCTTCTTGTGCTCGCACCGAGCCTCGCCCCGCACGCCGCGCAGGCGCAAGACCAAGCCCAGACCGTCACCGCCATCCAGACCCGCGCGGTGGTGGACGTCGAAAACGGAACCCTCATAGACAACGCCATCGTGCTGGTGCAGGGCAACCGGATAACGGCGGTCGGCGCCGACATCCGGATTCCGGCTGGCGCGCGCACCGTCGACCTGTCGGACCGTTACGTCCTGCCCGGCCTTATCGACACCCACACGCACGTGACACTCACGCCCGGGTATGGCGACAACAACCCCATCCTGAACAAGTCCATCCCCTACCGGACCGTGGAAGCCGTGGCGGCCGTCCGAGCGACGCTGATGGCCGGCTTCACCACCATCCGTGACCTGGATTCGGAAGGCGCCGACTGGGTGGATGTGGCGGTGCGCGATGCGGTGAACGACGACCTGGTGCCCGGTCCGCGCATGCAGGTGGCCACGCTGGCCATCTCCATCACCGGCGGATACATGAACACCGACGGATACGCTCCGCAACTCGACTTGCCGCAGTTCGGCGCCCTGGCCGATTCCCCTGCGGAAATCGTCAAAACCCTCCGGACCCAGGTCAAATACGGCGCCGACTGGATAAAACTCTATGCCACGGGCACCACGCGCCACATCGACCTGGACAACATGGAGCCCCTGCCCCAATTCACCGACGAAGACATCCAACTGGTGGTGCAGGAAGCCGCGCGCTTCAACAAGCCCGTGGCCGCCCATGCCTACGGCGGACATGCGGCTCGCGCCGCGGTCGAGGCCGGCGTGCGCTCCATTGAGCACGGCATGATGCTGGACGACGCGACCCTGCGTCTCATGGCCGAAAAGGGCACGTTCTGGGTGCCGACCATCAACGTCTACTTCCCGTCCGAGCCCGGAGCGGCCCTCACCGAACGGGAGCAGGCCATCACGGATTCGCACCGCCGTGTTTTCCGGAACGCCCTCGACCGGAACGTCAGGATTGCCTACGGCACGGATGCGGGCGCGCTACCACACGGCGACAACGCCATCGATTTCGCACGGATGGTGGAATACGGCATGACGCCAGCCCAGGCCCTGCGCTCGGCGACCGCCACGGCCGCCGAGCTCATGCAATGGGATGATGTCCTGGGAACAGTCGAAGCCGGAAAACTGGCCGACCTGATTGCCGTCGAGGGCAATCCCCTGGAAGACATCGGGGCCTTGTGGAACGTCCGCTTCGTCATGAAAGACGGCGTGACGTACCGGTACGACCCCTGAACCAGCCTACATATCCAACTGGATTTCCGCGGCAATCCGCTGGACGTCGTCCAGCACGCGAAGCAGGTTGCCGCTCCACAACTTGCCGATTTCCTCTTCGGTGTAGCCGCGACGGACCAATTCGAGCGTCACGTTGAACGTCTCGGATGCATCCATCCAGCCATCCACGCCGCCACCGCCGTCGAAGTCGGAGGAAATGCCCACATGGTCAATACCAATGAGGTCGACCATATAGTCAATGTGGTCCACGAAGTCGGCGACGTTCACGGGCTCGACACCCAGGTCGCCCATCTGGGCCTGCAGGGCATCCTCAATGGGAGCAACGCGCTCGTTGTAGGCCGCCCGGTCCTCAGGCGACATTTCAAACAACTCACGGCGGCTGGAAACCAGTTCGATACCCATCTCAGCGGCAATCGCCGAGCGCACCGAATCGACGGCCGCGCGATACGCGGCATCCTTTTCTGAATCCACGTAACTGCGGAACGCAACGGTCTGCACAACGCCGCCGTTTTCCTTCAGCAGCAGGAGTTCTTCGTCATCCAGGTTCCGGCTGACATCGTTCAGGCCGCGCGCGGATGAATGCGATGCCATGACCGGTGCCCGGGAGAGCTGCATGGTTTCCACGTTGGCCGCCTTCGACGGATGCGACAGGTCGATCATGATGCCATAGCGGTTCATGAGGGCGATGGCCTCACGGCCGAGATCGCTCAATCCGTTGTGCATCCAGATATCGTCCCGTTCGCCGGTGTTGGAATCCGAGAACTGGCTGTGGCCGTTGTGCGACAAAGACATGTAACGGGCACCCAGCTCGTGGAAGAGCCGGATGTTGTCCAGGTTCTCCCCGAGCGGGTAGGCATTTTCCACCCCGATCATGGCTACCAGCTTGCCCTCGTCCACCAGGCGCCGAACGTCGTCCGAATTCAGTGCGAGGCCGATCTGGTCCGGCGCCTTTTCCTGCGTCAGCCAGTGGATGGCCTCGAACTTGGCCATGGCGTTCTCATAGGCTGCGGCATAGCCCTCGTCCGTCAGGTCGCCCTGTCCGGTGTAGACCACGAGCCAGGCCACGTCCAGACCCCCTTCACGCATCTTGGGCAGCGTGACCTGGGTGGACAGGTCCATGGTGTAGTTCTGCTCTTCCGTGAAATTGCTGACGTTGATGTCGTCGTGCGTATCGAGCGTAATGACGCGCTCATGGATGCCGCGCGCGCGCTCAACGAGGGCCTCTTCCGATTCGGTTTCCTGGGCGCAGCCGGCGACCAGGAGAAGCGCTGCCAACGGAAGGAATTTGAAGGCGGAATGTCGGATCATGATGCTTGCTTTCGGTGAGTGATCCTTCCAATATAGGAAACGAGCGCAACCGCCATGACAGGGGCGAGCAGCGTACTTGCGGTAAGTCCACCGATGACCGTCACTGCGAGCCCCGTCCAGAAGTCGGCATTGTCAGCGTAGATCAGCATCGGCGCCATGGAAACAATGGAGGTCAGCGTGGTCGTGACCATGGGCCGGAGGCGTTCCCGTACGGCCAGCCGCATGAGTTGGCCCGCATTGCCCCAGGGGCGACGCTCCCGGTGCTGCCGGTACCGGTCCACGAGCAATATCGAGTCGTTCACCGCAATCCCGACCATCAGGATGGATCCGATGAACGCCCCCTCGGCGAAATTCGCCCCCGTCCACGCGAAACCCCAGGACACCCCGACAGCCGACAGCGGCACCGATACAATGACCACGAGCGGCAGCCGCCAGCTCTCGAACACGGCCGCCGTAACAATGAAGACCAGCAGCAGCGTCGCCAGGATCATCCAGGCAAAGGACTCCTTGACCTCATCGGTGAAGAAGCTGAACGACGCCATGTCGATGGAATACCCTACCGGCACGGCGAACGCCGCCAGCTCGGCCTCCACGAAGTCGTTGGCCATCTGCCCCGGACCCCGGAAATCTACCGCCATGAACCGCTGATACTGCTGGTCGGCCCTTCGGACGCCCGACGGCCGCGTCTCAATGGTGTATTCCGCCACCTCCCCCATGAAGAGCTCCCGCCCGTTGCCCATGGCCAGAGGGCGCTCCATGACGTCGGCGATGTCGGCATCGTCGGCGCCCGATACCAGCACCCGCACCGGAATCTGCACATCTTCCTCGAGGTCGGCGTACGCCATGGGGAACCGCGTGCGGAAAACCGGGGCCAACGCGGCGGCCACGGCCTGCGCCGAGTGCCCCGACCGCTCCTCCGACTCCGGTGACCAGTCGAAGCGGAGCACCTGCCGCGCCGCCTGGAAGCGTCCGAACTGGTCGGCATTTACATCCACACCCGCCACGCGGCGGCTCCGCCCCTCCAGGTGCCGCGCAAATTGCCGGGCCAACAGGTCCAGGTCCTCATAGTTGGGTCCACGCAGCTCCAGGCGCACCCCCGAAATTCCGCCCCCCACTCCGCTGAAATACCCGTCCTGCACCAGCCCGCCCACGCTTATCCGGAGGCCACCGATGTTCACGGCCTGCCCAATGAGCTGCTCCCTGAGCACGTACGGCTCGGCCGTCAAGAGCGATGCCTCATGGAATTGCAGCCGCATGTTCGCCGATTCCTCGCGCACGTTCAGGATGACCCGCTCCACGGAGGGCGACGCCAACGCCGTGCGCTCGAACTGCGACATGAGCGAATCGGCCCGGGCTATCGGATGCCCCGGCGGAAACCCCATGTTCACATACACTTCCGGTCTCGGCGACCAGGACCATCCGCGTCCGAAACTGACGCCGTTCCTGAATTTCCGTATGGCCCCGCCCAGCACCGGATCCAGCCATTCCCGCGTCGTGCGAACGGCCCGGTGGTCAAACGCCGCGTTGTAGACGGACGCCAGCCGCGCGGAGGGCGCCGTGTCCGGCACATCCACCGTAATCCGCTCCGGCACGAGCCACACCGGGAGCCCCAGAACGAGCAGCAGCACCAGGACCGTCGTGCGCGGAAACCGGTCGGCCTGACGGTAGGGCCAGGCCAGGATTCGTCTGATGCGCCGCCCCGCCCTACCCGGCGGCGGATGCACGGGCAGGAAGCGGGTGGTTACGGGGACCACCAGGGCGGCCGCGCCCAACGATGCGCCGAGCGTGACCGCAACCAGAATCCCGAACGGCAGGAACAGCGTCCGCAAATCACCGCTCAGGTACACGAGCGGCACCATGACGGACATCGTGCTGAGCGTGCCCCCAACGAGGGGCAGCCAGACCGCGCGGAGGGCGTCGGACGTGGCGCGCGGACCCCGCCGGATAA of Rhodothermales bacterium contains these proteins:
- a CDS encoding amidohydrolase family protein produces the protein MKHLLPLAALLLVLAPSLAPHAAQAQDQAQTVTAIQTRAVVDVENGTLIDNAIVLVQGNRITAVGADIRIPAGARTVDLSDRYVLPGLIDTHTHVTLTPGYGDNNPILNKSIPYRTVEAVAAVRATLMAGFTTIRDLDSEGADWVDVAVRDAVNDDLVPGPRMQVATLAISITGGYMNTDGYAPQLDLPQFGALADSPAEIVKTLRTQVKYGADWIKLYATGTTRHIDLDNMEPLPQFTDEDIQLVVQEAARFNKPVAAHAYGGHAARAAVEAGVRSIEHGMMLDDATLRLMAEKGTFWVPTINVYFPSEPGAALTEREQAITDSHRRVFRNALDRNVRIAYGTDAGALPHGDNAIDFARMVEYGMTPAQALRSATATAAELMQWDDVLGTVEAGKLADLIAVEGNPLEDIGALWNVRFVMKDGVTYRYDP
- a CDS encoding membrane dipeptidase, with protein sequence MIRHSAFKFLPLAALLLVAGCAQETESEEALVERARGIHERVITLDTHDDINVSNFTEEQNYTMDLSTQVTLPKMREGGLDVAWLVVYTGQGDLTDEGYAAAYENAMAKFEAIHWLTQEKAPDQIGLALNSDDVRRLVDEGKLVAMIGVENAYPLGENLDNIRLFHELGARYMSLSHNGHSQFSDSNTGERDDIWMHNGLSDLGREAIALMNRYGIMIDLSHPSKAANVETMQLSRAPVMASHSSARGLNDVSRNLDDEELLLLKENGGVVQTVAFRSYVDSEKDAAYRAAVDSVRSAIAAEMGIELVSSRRELFEMSPEDRAAYNERVAPIEDALQAQMGDLGVEPVNVADFVDHIDYMVDLIGIDHVGISSDFDGGGGVDGWMDASETFNVTLELVRRGYTEEEIGKLWSGNLLRVLDDVQRIAAEIQLDM
- a CDS encoding efflux RND transporter permease subunit, with amino-acid sequence MSFDWIERWMMRPVGVLAWSGAILLAGIWATFQVPLEWVPQVELPIVRVSAGWPGASPRAVERYVTAPIERAIQRVPGTESVESLSEEGMASLTLHVSKDVDVGLYVAQLNEQLTVLRGTLPDRVWPRLTKQIPESLRDEQGFMTVQLIAPLSLDEVRTLADRRIRPRLQSIPGMSDIEIIGGTQRELRITLNPDRLTATGIGAGEVSGRIRELLGDDAYGRLRDGSRSALLMRTSEDRIPAFRDLVLRETGGAQVTLKDVAAVDMEPAPVRSISRIDGQPVVTLRIDRAKGSHLIDVARDVYTALEELEADLPEGARLIVADDRSEEVRDQMNDLRWRGGAGLLLVVIVLLTMLRSVRATVVVVFSVGVSLAVAMLVMQPLGLTLNLLTIAGLVLVFGLLVDNSVVVVEQLLIRRGPRATSDALRAVWLPLVGGTLSTMSVMVPLVYLSGDLRTLFLPFGILVAVTLGASLGAAALVVPVTTRFLPVHPPPGRAGRRIRRILAWPYRQADRFPRTTVLVLLLVLGLPVWLVPERITVDVPDTAPSARLASVYNAAFDHRAVRTTREWLDPVLGGAIRKFRNGVSFGRGWSWSPRPEVYVNMGFPPGHPIARADSLMSQFERTALASPSVERVILNVREESANMRLQFHEASLLTAEPYVLREQLIGQAVNIGGLRISVGGLVQDGYFSGVGGGISGVRLELRGPNYEDLDLLARQFARHLEGRSRRVAGVDVNADQFGRFQAARQVLRFDWSPESEERSGHSAQAVAAALAPVFRTRFPMAYADLEEDVQIPVRVLVSGADDADIADVMERPLAMGNGRELFMGEVAEYTIETRPSGVRRADQQYQRFMAVDFRGPGQMANDFVEAELAAFAVPVGYSIDMASFSFFTDEVKESFAWMILATLLLVFIVTAAVFESWRLPLVVIVSVPLSAVGVSWGFAWTGANFAEGAFIGSILMVGIAVNDSILLVDRYRQHRERRPWGNAGQLMRLAVRERLRPMVTTTLTSIVSMAPMLIYADNADFWTGLAVTVIGGLTASTLLAPVMAVALVSYIGRITHRKQAS